One Babylonia areolata isolate BAREFJ2019XMU chromosome 20, ASM4173473v1, whole genome shotgun sequence DNA segment encodes these proteins:
- the LOC143295242 gene encoding hydroxymethylglutaryl-CoA synthase 1-like, with translation MMPGSKTSSEQGWPQEVGIVAMEVYFPSQFVEQSELEQFDQVSAGKYTIGLGQSRMGFCSDREDINSLCLTSVQKLMERNGLSYTEIGRLEVGTETIIDKSKSVKTVLMQLFEESGNTDVEGIDTTNACFGGTAALMNAVNWIESSSWDGRYALVVAGDIAVYASGNARCTGGAGAIAMLLGRNAPLVFDRGVRSCHMQHVYDFYKPDMASEYPTVDGKLSIECYLHALDCCYQLYCNKARRTGILEGNSLLSGVDAFIFHQPYYKLVMKSFARLMLNDFLVDPSPDYKGLYEGLEAFRDVKLEGTYMDRNIEQAFVKASKALFEAKTKPSTRLAVQVGNMYTPSLYGGLASYIADNTVESLRGKRIVLFSYGSGLAASMFSIRVSEDRSPDSPLERLVSSLCDLQNRLDGREKVAPVDFDKCMKLREETHHLAPYKPVGGVDHLFPGTWYLTEIDSMHRRKYERRPVSLSSSVSASAAGDVTMAEVKRQVPLEVQQTAVNSA, from the exons ATGATGCCAGGATCAAAGACGTCGTCGGAGCAGGGATGGCCGCAGGAGGTGGGCATCGTAGCCATGGAGGTCTACTTCCCCTCCCAGTTTGTGGAGCAGTCAGAGCTGGAGCAGTTCGACCAGGTCTCGGCAGGCAAA TACACAATTGGGCTGGGGCAGAGTCGCATGGGATTCTGCTCTGACCGAGAAGACATCAACAGCCTCTGCCTGACATCAGTTCAGAAGCTGATGGAGCGTAACGGACTGTCCTACACCGAAATTGGCCGCTTGGAGGTTGGCACGGAGACCATTATCGACAAGTCCAAGAGCGTGAAAACGGTTCTCATGCAGCTGTTTGAGGAGAGCGGGAACACCGACGTGGAGGGTATCGACACAACCAATGCCTGTTTTGGTGGAACTGCTGCCTTGATGAATGCCGTCAACTGGATTGAGTCCAGCTCATGGGATG GTCGCTATGCACTTGTGGTGGCGGGGGACATTGCTGTCTACGCCAGTGGCAATGCCCGGTGCACAGGTGGCGCTGGCGCCATAGCCATGTTGCTGGGCCGTAATGCACCCCTCGTCTTTGACAGAG GTGTACGGTCATGCCACATGCAGCATGTGTACGATTTCTACAAGCCGGACATGGCATCAGAGTACCCCACGGTGGATGGGAAGCTGTCCATAGAGTGCTACCTTCATGCCTTGGACTGCTGCTACCAGCTCTACTGCAACAAGGCCAGGAGGACTGGTATTCTAG agggAAACAGTTTACTGAGTGGAGTGGATGCCTTCATATTTCACCAGCCCTACTACAAGCTGGTGATGAAATCCTTCGCCCGCCTCATGCTCAACGACTTCCTGGTAGACCCCAGTCCAGACTACAAGGGACTCTACGAGGGTCTGGAGGCATTCAG GGACGTGAAGCTGGAAGGGACGTACATGGACCGCAACATTGAGCAGGCCTTTGTGAAGGCCAGCAAGGCCCTGTTCGAGGCCAAGACCAAGCCGTCCACCCGCCTGGCTGTTCAAGTGGGCAACATGTACACCCCGTCCTTATATGGGGGGCTGGCCTCATATATTGCAGA CAACACTGTTGAAAGCCTTCGGGGCAAGCGGATAGTGCTGTTTTCCTATGGATCGGGTCTGGCTGCCTCCATGTTCTCCATACGGGTCTCCGAAGATCGGTCACCCGACTCGCCGCTAGAGCGTTTGGTGTCCAGCCTTTGTGATCTGCAGAACAGGCTGGACGGTCGGGAGAAAGTTGCTCCGGTGGACTTTGACAAATGCATGAAACTAAGGGAGGAAACCCATCATTTAG CACCTTACAAGCCAGTGGGAGGGGTGGACCATTTGTTTCCTGGGACCTGGTAcctgacagagatagacagcatGCACAGGAGGAAGTATGAACGTCGACCTGTGTCCCTTTCCTCCTCTGTCAGCGCCTCTGCTGCTGGTGATGTTACCATGGCTGAG gTGAAAAGACAAGTACCTTTGGAAGTGCAACAAACAGCTGTGAATAGTGCTTGA